In the Helianthus annuus cultivar XRQ/B chromosome 11, HanXRQr2.0-SUNRISE, whole genome shotgun sequence genome, one interval contains:
- the LOC110908589 gene encoding cyclic nucleotide-gated ion channel 4 isoform X2: MATDGISHELSDAYIDQTTDEDNEEDEEYILGPCGARGRATLDPRAPWVHEWNRVFLLVCVMGLFVDPLFFYTLSISESCMCVYVDGWLAISVTVLRCMTDVFHVLNLWLHHKINRFSTGQTTVRNVVARLMKWFSFDMFVILPIPQIYHFVRLLRRMQRFSGYIFGTVWWGIALNLIAYFVASHVVGACWYLLGTQRAAKCLKEKCMETNGCKLRILTCQEFMNYGTSRLVRDHTRLSWCENRRVRSVCLQDDDSYSYGAYKWTVQLVANQNRLEKILFPIFWGLMTLSTFGNLESTTDGLELVFILLVLTTGLLLVTMLIGNIKVFLHATTSKKQGMQLKMRNLEWWMSRKHLPHILRQRVRNYERQTWAATRGVNECEMIRDLPDGLRRDIKYHLCLDLVRQVPLFQHMDNLVLENICDRVTPLMFTKNETITREGDPVQRMLFIVRGHLQCNQIVRDGVKSCCMLGPGNFIGDELLPWCLKRPFVERLPPSSSTLVTMEAIEAFGLDAEDVKYVTQHFRYTFVNEKVKMSARYYSPGWRTWATVAIQLAWRRWKYRLDLTSLSFIRPRRPMSRCSSPGEDNLRLYTALLTSPKPNQDNFDF; this comes from the exons ATGGCTACCGATGGTATTAGCCATGAACTTTCAGATGCATATATTGATCAAACCACTGATGAAGacaatgaagaagatgaagagtaCATTCTTGGCCCGTGTGGTGCACGTGGGAGAGCCACATTGGACCCTAGAGCTCCATGGGTCCATGAATGGAACCGGGTCTTCCTCCTGGTGTGTGTCATGGGTCTGTTTGTAGACCCACTCTTCTTCTACACACTCTCAATAAGCGAGTCATGCATGTGTGTGTACGTGGACGGGTGGCTAGCCATTTCAGTGACGGTGCTCCGGTGCATGACGGATGTGTTTCACGTCTTGAACTTGTGGTTGCACCACAAGATCAACCGGTTCAGCACCGGTCAGACAACTGTAAGGAACGTGGTGGCCCGGCTCATGAAGTGGTTCTCGTTTGATATGTTCGTCATCCTACCGATTCCTCAG ATTTATCACTTTGTCCGCCTCTTACGACGAATGCAAAGATTCTCCGGCTACATCTTTGGTACTGTTTGGTGGGGAATCGCTCTCAACCTGATCGCCTATTTTGTCGCATCTCAT GTTGTGGGAGCGTGTTGGTACTTGCTAGGAACCCAAAGGGCTGCAAAATGCTTGAAGGAGAAGTGCATGGAGACGAATGGTTGCAAATTGCGAATATTGACATGCCAAGAGTTCATGAATTATGGAACAAGTAGATTGGTTCGAGACCACACGAGATTGTCATGGTGCGAGAACAGAAGAGTAAGGTCTGTTTGCCTTCAAGACGACGATAGTTATAGCTACGGAGCTTACAAATGGACAGTACAACTCGTTGCCAATCAAAATCGGTTGGAGAAGATACTATTCCCCATCTTTTGGGGACTTATGACACTCAG TACATTTGGAAACTTGGAAAGCACAACAGATGGGTTGGAACTAGTTTTCATCCTCCTCGTTCTTACAACGGGACTCCTTTTGGTCACCATGTTAATCGGAAATATCAAG GTGTTTTTGCATGCAACAACATCAAAGAAACAAGGGATGCAGTTAAAAATGAGAAACTTAGAGTGGTGGATGAGTAGGAAACACCTTCCTCACATACTTCGACAAAGAGTTCGAAACTACGAGCGCCAAACTTGGGCGGCGACGCGTGGAGTAAACGAGTGTGAGATGATCCGCGATCTACCTGATGGCCTTCGAAGGGACATCAAGTACCATCTTTGTTTGGACTTGGTTCGACAG GTACCCTTGTTTCAACACATGGACAACTTGGTCCTTGAGAACATATGTGATCGTGTTACGCCCCTCATGTTTACTAAAAATGAAACC ATTACTAGAGAGGGAGATCCGGTACAAAGAATGTTATTCATAGTACGTGGGCATCTTCAATGCAACCAAATTGTACGAGACGGTGTGAAAAGTTGTTGCATGTTAGGCCCGGGAAACTTCATCGGAGACGAGCTCTTGCCATGGTGTCTAAAAAGACCGTTTGTAGAACGGCTACCACCATCATCCTCGACGTTAGTCACTATGGAGGCCATAGAAGCTTTTGGGCTAGATGCTGAAGATGTGAAATATGTAACCCAACATTTTAGGTACACGTTTGTAAATGAAAAGGTGAAAATGAGTGCAAGATATTATTCGCCGGGATGGAGGACTTGGGCAACAGTCGCGATTCAGTTGGCTTGGAGGAGGTGGAAATATAGGCTCGACCTCACTTCGTTGTCGTTCATTAGGCCAAGGAGACCAATGTCAAGATGTTCATCTCCTGGGGAAGATAATCTAAGGCTTTACACGGCTCTATTAACTTCACCAAAGCCTAATCAAGACAACTTCGACTTTTAA
- the LOC110908589 gene encoding cyclic nucleotide-gated ion channel 4 isoform X1, translating into MATDGISHELSDAYIDQTTDEDNEEDEEYILGPCGARGRATLDPRAPWVHEWNRVFLLVCVMGLFVDPLFFYTLSISESCMCVYVDGWLAISVTVLRCMTDVFHVLNLWLHHKINRFSTGQTTVRNVVARLMKWFSFDMFVILPIPQVVLWVVIPALLQKGSSTFVMTVFLIMFLFQFLPKIYHFVRLLRRMQRFSGYIFGTVWWGIALNLIAYFVASHVVGACWYLLGTQRAAKCLKEKCMETNGCKLRILTCQEFMNYGTSRLVRDHTRLSWCENRRVRSVCLQDDDSYSYGAYKWTVQLVANQNRLEKILFPIFWGLMTLSTFGNLESTTDGLELVFILLVLTTGLLLVTMLIGNIKVFLHATTSKKQGMQLKMRNLEWWMSRKHLPHILRQRVRNYERQTWAATRGVNECEMIRDLPDGLRRDIKYHLCLDLVRQVPLFQHMDNLVLENICDRVTPLMFTKNETITREGDPVQRMLFIVRGHLQCNQIVRDGVKSCCMLGPGNFIGDELLPWCLKRPFVERLPPSSSTLVTMEAIEAFGLDAEDVKYVTQHFRYTFVNEKVKMSARYYSPGWRTWATVAIQLAWRRWKYRLDLTSLSFIRPRRPMSRCSSPGEDNLRLYTALLTSPKPNQDNFDF; encoded by the exons ATGGCTACCGATGGTATTAGCCATGAACTTTCAGATGCATATATTGATCAAACCACTGATGAAGacaatgaagaagatgaagagtaCATTCTTGGCCCGTGTGGTGCACGTGGGAGAGCCACATTGGACCCTAGAGCTCCATGGGTCCATGAATGGAACCGGGTCTTCCTCCTGGTGTGTGTCATGGGTCTGTTTGTAGACCCACTCTTCTTCTACACACTCTCAATAAGCGAGTCATGCATGTGTGTGTACGTGGACGGGTGGCTAGCCATTTCAGTGACGGTGCTCCGGTGCATGACGGATGTGTTTCACGTCTTGAACTTGTGGTTGCACCACAAGATCAACCGGTTCAGCACCGGTCAGACAACTGTAAGGAACGTGGTGGCCCGGCTCATGAAGTGGTTCTCGTTTGATATGTTCGTCATCCTACCGATTCCTCAG GTTGTGTTATGGGTAGTGATTCCGGCATTGCTACAAAAAGGTTCATCCACATTTGTAATGACTGTTTTCTTGATCATGTTTTTGTTCCAATTCCTCCCCAAGATTTATCACTTTGTCCGCCTCTTACGACGAATGCAAAGATTCTCCGGCTACATCTTTGGTACTGTTTGGTGGGGAATCGCTCTCAACCTGATCGCCTATTTTGTCGCATCTCAT GTTGTGGGAGCGTGTTGGTACTTGCTAGGAACCCAAAGGGCTGCAAAATGCTTGAAGGAGAAGTGCATGGAGACGAATGGTTGCAAATTGCGAATATTGACATGCCAAGAGTTCATGAATTATGGAACAAGTAGATTGGTTCGAGACCACACGAGATTGTCATGGTGCGAGAACAGAAGAGTAAGGTCTGTTTGCCTTCAAGACGACGATAGTTATAGCTACGGAGCTTACAAATGGACAGTACAACTCGTTGCCAATCAAAATCGGTTGGAGAAGATACTATTCCCCATCTTTTGGGGACTTATGACACTCAG TACATTTGGAAACTTGGAAAGCACAACAGATGGGTTGGAACTAGTTTTCATCCTCCTCGTTCTTACAACGGGACTCCTTTTGGTCACCATGTTAATCGGAAATATCAAG GTGTTTTTGCATGCAACAACATCAAAGAAACAAGGGATGCAGTTAAAAATGAGAAACTTAGAGTGGTGGATGAGTAGGAAACACCTTCCTCACATACTTCGACAAAGAGTTCGAAACTACGAGCGCCAAACTTGGGCGGCGACGCGTGGAGTAAACGAGTGTGAGATGATCCGCGATCTACCTGATGGCCTTCGAAGGGACATCAAGTACCATCTTTGTTTGGACTTGGTTCGACAG GTACCCTTGTTTCAACACATGGACAACTTGGTCCTTGAGAACATATGTGATCGTGTTACGCCCCTCATGTTTACTAAAAATGAAACC ATTACTAGAGAGGGAGATCCGGTACAAAGAATGTTATTCATAGTACGTGGGCATCTTCAATGCAACCAAATTGTACGAGACGGTGTGAAAAGTTGTTGCATGTTAGGCCCGGGAAACTTCATCGGAGACGAGCTCTTGCCATGGTGTCTAAAAAGACCGTTTGTAGAACGGCTACCACCATCATCCTCGACGTTAGTCACTATGGAGGCCATAGAAGCTTTTGGGCTAGATGCTGAAGATGTGAAATATGTAACCCAACATTTTAGGTACACGTTTGTAAATGAAAAGGTGAAAATGAGTGCAAGATATTATTCGCCGGGATGGAGGACTTGGGCAACAGTCGCGATTCAGTTGGCTTGGAGGAGGTGGAAATATAGGCTCGACCTCACTTCGTTGTCGTTCATTAGGCCAAGGAGACCAATGTCAAGATGTTCATCTCCTGGGGAAGATAATCTAAGGCTTTACACGGCTCTATTAACTTCACCAAAGCCTAATCAAGACAACTTCGACTTTTAA
- the LOC110908589 gene encoding cyclic nucleotide-gated ion channel 4 isoform X3, translating to MATDGISHELSDAYIDQTTDEDNEEDEEYILGPCGARGRATLDPRAPWVHEWNRVFLLVCVMGLFVDPLFFYTLSISESCMCVYVDGWLAISVTVLRCMTDVFHVLNLWLHHKINRFSTGQTTVRNVVARLMKWFSFDMFVILPIPQVVGACWYLLGTQRAAKCLKEKCMETNGCKLRILTCQEFMNYGTSRLVRDHTRLSWCENRRVRSVCLQDDDSYSYGAYKWTVQLVANQNRLEKILFPIFWGLMTLSTFGNLESTTDGLELVFILLVLTTGLLLVTMLIGNIKVFLHATTSKKQGMQLKMRNLEWWMSRKHLPHILRQRVRNYERQTWAATRGVNECEMIRDLPDGLRRDIKYHLCLDLVRQVPLFQHMDNLVLENICDRVTPLMFTKNETITREGDPVQRMLFIVRGHLQCNQIVRDGVKSCCMLGPGNFIGDELLPWCLKRPFVERLPPSSSTLVTMEAIEAFGLDAEDVKYVTQHFRYTFVNEKVKMSARYYSPGWRTWATVAIQLAWRRWKYRLDLTSLSFIRPRRPMSRCSSPGEDNLRLYTALLTSPKPNQDNFDF from the exons ATGGCTACCGATGGTATTAGCCATGAACTTTCAGATGCATATATTGATCAAACCACTGATGAAGacaatgaagaagatgaagagtaCATTCTTGGCCCGTGTGGTGCACGTGGGAGAGCCACATTGGACCCTAGAGCTCCATGGGTCCATGAATGGAACCGGGTCTTCCTCCTGGTGTGTGTCATGGGTCTGTTTGTAGACCCACTCTTCTTCTACACACTCTCAATAAGCGAGTCATGCATGTGTGTGTACGTGGACGGGTGGCTAGCCATTTCAGTGACGGTGCTCCGGTGCATGACGGATGTGTTTCACGTCTTGAACTTGTGGTTGCACCACAAGATCAACCGGTTCAGCACCGGTCAGACAACTGTAAGGAACGTGGTGGCCCGGCTCATGAAGTGGTTCTCGTTTGATATGTTCGTCATCCTACCGATTCCTCAG GTTGTGGGAGCGTGTTGGTACTTGCTAGGAACCCAAAGGGCTGCAAAATGCTTGAAGGAGAAGTGCATGGAGACGAATGGTTGCAAATTGCGAATATTGACATGCCAAGAGTTCATGAATTATGGAACAAGTAGATTGGTTCGAGACCACACGAGATTGTCATGGTGCGAGAACAGAAGAGTAAGGTCTGTTTGCCTTCAAGACGACGATAGTTATAGCTACGGAGCTTACAAATGGACAGTACAACTCGTTGCCAATCAAAATCGGTTGGAGAAGATACTATTCCCCATCTTTTGGGGACTTATGACACTCAG TACATTTGGAAACTTGGAAAGCACAACAGATGGGTTGGAACTAGTTTTCATCCTCCTCGTTCTTACAACGGGACTCCTTTTGGTCACCATGTTAATCGGAAATATCAAG GTGTTTTTGCATGCAACAACATCAAAGAAACAAGGGATGCAGTTAAAAATGAGAAACTTAGAGTGGTGGATGAGTAGGAAACACCTTCCTCACATACTTCGACAAAGAGTTCGAAACTACGAGCGCCAAACTTGGGCGGCGACGCGTGGAGTAAACGAGTGTGAGATGATCCGCGATCTACCTGATGGCCTTCGAAGGGACATCAAGTACCATCTTTGTTTGGACTTGGTTCGACAG GTACCCTTGTTTCAACACATGGACAACTTGGTCCTTGAGAACATATGTGATCGTGTTACGCCCCTCATGTTTACTAAAAATGAAACC ATTACTAGAGAGGGAGATCCGGTACAAAGAATGTTATTCATAGTACGTGGGCATCTTCAATGCAACCAAATTGTACGAGACGGTGTGAAAAGTTGTTGCATGTTAGGCCCGGGAAACTTCATCGGAGACGAGCTCTTGCCATGGTGTCTAAAAAGACCGTTTGTAGAACGGCTACCACCATCATCCTCGACGTTAGTCACTATGGAGGCCATAGAAGCTTTTGGGCTAGATGCTGAAGATGTGAAATATGTAACCCAACATTTTAGGTACACGTTTGTAAATGAAAAGGTGAAAATGAGTGCAAGATATTATTCGCCGGGATGGAGGACTTGGGCAACAGTCGCGATTCAGTTGGCTTGGAGGAGGTGGAAATATAGGCTCGACCTCACTTCGTTGTCGTTCATTAGGCCAAGGAGACCAATGTCAAGATGTTCATCTCCTGGGGAAGATAATCTAAGGCTTTACACGGCTCTATTAACTTCACCAAAGCCTAATCAAGACAACTTCGACTTTTAA
- the LOC110908602 gene encoding dynein light chain LC6, flagellar outer arm, with amino-acid sequence MLEGKAVIGETDMLQTMQDDALQLAAKALDFFDITEATEIARVVKQEFDRMYGGGWQCIVGTNFGSFVTHSCGSFIHFSVGSLAILLFRGSAAQEIDEFSSLDGVKV; translated from the exons ATGTTGGAAGGTAAAGCTGTAATAGGGGAGACCGATATGCTTCAAACCATGCAAGATGATGCTCTTCAACTCGCTGCCAAAGCGCTTGACTTCTTTGATATAACCGAAGCTACTGAAATAGCACGCGTCGTCAAACAG GAATTCGATAGGATGTATGGAGGTGGATGGCAGTGTATTGTAGGTACTAATTTTGGGTCATTTGTGACTCATTCTTGCGGAtccttcatccatttttctgttGGGAGTCTTGCGATTTTGCTATTTAGAGGATCAGCAGCTCAAGAGATTGATGAATTTTCGAGTTTGGATGGTGTGAAAGTGTGA